The genome window GATACCAGTTATACCTGAAGCTTTAAGCGTACCATCTGTTAAGTATTCATATTCTTCGCCATTTACTTCGATAGTAACTTCCCATGTATCTCCTGTATTTAATTCTCTTACATTTGTTACTAATCCAGTATAGTCAGTAGTATCACTATCTACATCTGTATCTGTAACTACCATTACTGCAACTCTGCCATTACTTCCTGGATAAATTTCAGCACCGCCATCTAAAACTTTGCTGAATTCATCTTCAGCTTCTAACCAAGTCATAACTGTCCAGTCTGCTACTGCATCGTCGTTATCTTCATCCCAGAATACAACAGCATCATCTTGTAATCTATAACCCTCAGCATAAGTTGCATCTATTTCTAGGTCTTCACCTGATAATGTAGTTGATGAACCTACTAATGCAACTTCAGTAATATCTCCATCTTCATCAACAGTTACTTCAACAACTGCTCCTGTTACTATATCAGTTGTCCAAGTAGTTACTCCATTAGTGCCATCTCCATCATATTCATCAGCAAATGTTTCAGTTAAATCATACTTAACAACATCGCCTTCTTCATTTAGAATATCAAATGTATACTTAGTAGTTCCTCTATCAGGATAAGGAGATGTAGTGCTCTCAACTACTGCATAGAATGAAGTTGTATCAGATTCACCTTGATCTCCTTCAACTAATACTATGTCTCCAGCAAAGTCAAAGTAAACTGTTACGTTTTCATCTTCATCCATCATTGCATCAAGAACGTTTTTATCCGCTTTACCTAATGTTGTACCATCTAGATATTTCATATCATAGTTTGTAAGTGCATAATCATATACTTCGCCTTCAAACTTAACAGCATTGTCATATACTCTTGTTATTTCTCCATTTTCACTTTCATTGTAAACTACGATATAACCTTCGTCTTTGTTGTAGAATAAGATGTCTCCTTCTTCAATGTCTTCTGCAACTATTTCAGTACCATCTTTAACTATTACATAATCTTCGCTGTCTAATTCATCACTGTTATAGCTGTAGATAATTCCATCTTCAACTTCTTCTACTACGAAAGTATCATCAAAAGTAAATCCTTGAGCCCAAATTACTTCATCTTCGTCATTAAGAACTACTTTAGCGTAATCAGCATTAAAGTTTTCTGCTTTAACTTCTTCTCCATCCAAAATTAAAGTAGCATCTTCAACTACAGCATAATCTTCATCAGCAGATACAAGTGTAATTTCATCTTCTGCCCCTGTAACTGCATCAAACATAGGTTCATCATTGATTTCACAAACTACTACTTCGTCACCATCAACCCATACAGTTAATTCTAATCCATAAGCTTTTTCAAATTCAAATCCTTCTGGTACTTCAAAATCACCTTCATCTTCTAATGTGATTTCTAAATCAGAAGTATTGATGTCAACTACTCTTGCAGTAAGTTTGTCATATCCTAATTCCCCTAATAAAGTTTTGCCCTCTTCTACTTTATAAGTTTTATCTTCACCAAATCCATCTTGTACCATCATGTCTACTGTTAATGCATTATCTAACATTTGGAATACAGTAGCTCTTGTAGTTGGTACTCCAGCAGTTCCTTCTGCTTTGATATCTAAGTCTAAGTCGTCAGCTACTACTAAGTAACCTACTGGATATCCACCTTTTTCTACAGCTTCTTGATTGTACCCTAAGGCTCTTACTACAATCGTTAAAGCTTGTTCATAAGTAATTTCATCTTCTGGACCGAAGTTTCCATCTCCATAACCATTTACTAGCCCTATTGTGCTAGCAACGTTAATGTAACCTGAAGCCCAGTGTCCTGCAGGAACATCTGCAAAGTTTGTAGCTCCAGTAGTAAATTTAGCAATGTCTTCCTTGCCTAATACTCTAACCACCATTGTTGCAAATTCTGCTCTTGTAATTGTATCATCTGGTCTGATACCACGTGAATCACCTTCTACTAGGCCAAGCTCCATTAATCTTCTAATTGCAGCTTCATTTTCATGTCCTGATACATCGTCTTGAGCTGCAAATGCGAAACTGAAGCTTCCTAGTACTAAAGTAAGTACAAGTACTAGTGATAAAATCTTTCTCATTGTCAAAGTCCTCCTCCTTTAATTTTTGTTTTTTTATAATTTTTTAGGAGTTGAAATATGTAGTCAGACTGTAACCCCCAAACCAGTCTAACAATTATTTCTAGAAGCAGGATTAATGAAAATTCCTGCATTCTATACCTAATTATAGCATCGTCTCACTTGTGAGTCAATGAGACAAGTCAGTTTGTAATGAAACTGTAATATTAGTTGGGTAACCCCTTTAACTACACTATTAATTATATACTAATTTTGTAATAAATACTATTACAGTTGTGTTACAGTTTGATTTCATGTTGTTGACACAACATAGCTATTGGCTACTAGCTATTAGCTTTTAGCTTTTAAAAACTTTTCAATTGCTTCTTAGT of Caldisalinibacter kiritimatiensis contains these proteins:
- a CDS encoding S-layer homology domain-containing protein; this encodes MRKILSLVLVLTLVLGSFSFAFAAQDDVSGHENEAAIRRLMELGLVEGDSRGIRPDDTITRAEFATMVVRVLGKEDIAKFTTGATNFADVPAGHWASGYINVASTIGLVNGYGDGNFGPEDEITYEQALTIVVRALGYNQEAVEKGGYPVGYLVVADDLDLDIKAEGTAGVPTTRATVFQMLDNALTVDMMVQDGFGEDKTYKVEEGKTLLGELGYDKLTARVVDINTSDLEITLEDEGDFEVPEGFEFEKAYGLELTVWVDGDEVVVCEINDEPMFDAVTGAEDEITLVSADEDYAVVEDATLILDGEEVKAENFNADYAKVVLNDEDEVIWAQGFTFDDTFVVEEVEDGIIYSYNSDELDSEDYVIVKDGTEIVAEDIEEGDILFYNKDEGYIVVYNESENGEITRVYDNAVKFEGEVYDYALTNYDMKYLDGTTLGKADKNVLDAMMDEDENVTVYFDFAGDIVLVEGDQGESDTTSFYAVVESTTSPYPDRGTTKYTFDILNEEGDVVKYDLTETFADEYDGDGTNGVTTWTTDIVTGAVVEVTVDEDGDITEVALVGSSTTLSGEDLEIDATYAEGYRLQDDAVVFWDEDNDDAVADWTVMTWLEAEDEFSKVLDGGAEIYPGSNGRVAVMVVTDTDVDSDTTDYTGLVTNVRELNTGDTWEVTIEVNGEEYEYLTDGTLKASGITGISDMDDLEDKVVTVTVGNESEEISAAVIETGTTPALVTDIDTADDEITVSGSVYELVENAVIYDATDNYAELSLRDLEVNDKVSVYFVNNDTTRFVEYVIRTDLAPTTGGGNDTTVIETNYVIDSTSTFKVDLADGLTESDYIIVFAEKDGTVAATISTFTDATSISVPSGLTTNTEYTIKVMKVSDGTVEASVDVLYQ